In Colletotrichum higginsianum IMI 349063 chromosome 3, whole genome shotgun sequence, a genomic segment contains:
- a CDS encoding Nudix domain-containing protein, with the protein MLRPHCRSKPSQAMLSLGFGHGVVAFEGNSNVWIVDSKADGLVLPKGGYDLDKYLDMKDCLVRDAEEEARVSIMRSSIVSSSIDDGLVHQFKCKL; encoded by the exons ATGCTTCGCCCTCACTGTAGGAGCAAGCCCAGTCAAGCTATGCTGAG CTTAGGCTTTGGCCATGGCGTTGTTGCGTTTGAAGGAAACAGCAATGTGTGGATAGTTGATTCTAAGGCTGACGGTCTTGTACTACCAAAGGGTGGATATGATTTAGACAAATACTTGGATATGAAAGACTGTTTGGTACGCGATGCTGAAGAGGAAGCTAGAGTTTCCATCATGAGGAGTTCTATTGTATCTTCTTCTATTGACGATGGCTTAGTGCATCAGTTTAAGTGCAAACTGTAA
- a CDS encoding Carboxypeptidase S1, with protein sequence MRASFSYLAAAFLAPFISGQFVAQPADLKTVKGPAGVTVRFKQVPNGICETNDKVKSFAGYVDVSPTQHMYFYLFEARQNAAAAPMTVRLDGGPGASSMNGLFGEIGPCTINAKGKVADNPLSWSGVSNLLFVDQPATVGFSYTTLVNGTVNPKTAEIIPQQCTLADPRCGTYSSMDISLTPNSTTEAAKVFYQVMQGIMGAFPQYTSNGVHITGQSYGGHYAPIFASYITEQNQLKAPGTLQIPLKSISIEDGFMDTRVQFGAYYNYSVSPGNPYDIKPFNDTLQQQLFTNMFGPGGCQDRQTACNSKPADKICADADAFCVDKVEDFWDINARRAENDIRYLLPYPFPAPFFVAYLNRADIQAAIGASNNFTQASVQTSMAFSSTGDDSRTGELVTKSMASLLQQGITVALFTGDADYDSNMIGAQIVAANVGAANWASAGFVNLTANSDGQIPGEVKQADAFSFTRLFFAGHLSAFNQPEAALRIQERVIKGVDIATGMTPMAFGKNLITKGPSESTFKEGPATVQTQVVPRGATYDPHTHLPVLPKLAAEQELEIHPLVGLTAKNIRKMLREDSSATYLDAVAKLK encoded by the coding sequence ATGCGGGCCTCTTTTTCCTATTTGGCTGCTGCTTTCTTGGCGCCTTTCATATCTGGTCAGTTTGTAGCTCAGCCTGCAGATCTCAAGACTGTCAAAGGGCCTGCAGGAGTCACCGTCCGATTCAAGCAAGTTCCCAACGGTATTTGCGAGACGAATGACAAGGTGAAGAGCTTCGCGGGCTATGTGGACGTTAGCCCAACTCAGCACATGTATTTTTACCTGTTCGAAGCGAGACAGAATGCAGCCGCAGCTCCCATGACGGTCAGGCTGGATGGAGGACCTGGGGCGTCGTCCATGAATGGGCTCTTCGGCGAAATCGGCCCCTGCACGATCAATGCCAAGGGAAAGGTTGCCGACAACCCGTTGTCCTGGTCAGGCGTGAGCAACTTGCTCTTTGTCGACCAGCCAGCAACCGTCGGTTTTTCATACACCACTTTGGTCAACGGCACTGTAAACcccaagacggccgagatcATACCCCAGCAATGCACCTTGGCAGACCCGCGATGCGGGACCTACTCGTCAATGGACATCTCCCTCACACCAAACTCGACGACCGAGGCCGCAAAGGTCTTCTACCAGGTAATGCAGGGAATCATGGGCGCCTTTCCACAGTACACGTCCAACGGAGTGCATATCACCGGCCAGTCCTACGGCGGCCACTATGCCCCCATTTTTGCCAGCTACATCACCGAGCAAAACCAGCTGAAAGCACCTGGCACTCTCCAGATCCCCCTCAAATCCATTTCCATCGAAGACGGGTTCATGGATACCCGAGTGCAGTTTGGTGCATATTACAACTACTCAGTGTCCCCGGGCAACCCCTACGACATAAAGCCCTTCAACGATACTCTCCAACAACAGCTCTTTACCAACATGTTCGGTCCCGGTGGGTGTCAGGATCGGCAGACAGCCTGCAACAGCAAGCCAGCTGATAAGATCtgcgccgatgccgacgctTTCTGTGTTGACAAGGTTGAAGATTTCTGGGACATCAACGCGCGCCGCGCCGAAAACGATATCCGATACTTGCTGCCATATCCGTTCCCGGCACCATTCTTCGTCGCGTATCTCAATAGAGCCGACATACAAGCAGCTATCGGGGCTTCAAACAACTTCACCCAGGCGTCGGTGCAGACGTCCATGGCCTTCAGCTCGACCGGCGACGACAGTCGGACAGGCGAACTCGTTACCAAGTCCATGGCAAGTCTGCTTCAACAGGGTATCACCGTCGCCCTCTTCACTGGCGACGCGGATTACGACAGCAACATGATTGGCGCCCAGATTGTCGCAGCGAACGTGGGTGCCGCCAACTGGGCCTCGGCCGGGTTTGTGAACTTGACGGCCAACAGCGACGGCCAGATCCCCGGCGAGGTAAAGCAAGCCGACGCCTTCTCGTTCACGAGGCTCTTCTTCGCGGGTCACTTGTCTGCCTTCAACCAGCCAGAGGCCGCGCTCAGAATCCAAGAGCGCGTCATCAAAGGTGTCGACATCGCCACGGGCatgacgccgatggcgttTGGAAAGAACTTGATTACGAAAGGGCCGTCGGAGAGTACGTTCAAGGAGGGCCCGGCAACGGTCCAGACGCAAGTCGTGCCAAGAGGCGCCACCTATGATCCGCACACGCATCTGCCTGTGCTTCCAAAGCTGGCTGCAGAGCAAGAACTAGAGATCCATCCCCTAGTAGGCTTAACAGCAAAGAACATTAGGAAGATGTTAAGAGAGGATAGCTCTGCAACCTATCTAGACGCTGTGGCTAAGTTAaagtag
- a CDS encoding Dienelactone hydrolase: MMLKQTPWIISLLFTSILPKTAAAVLEPQWVHFESDGISLAGHLYVPDTNSTGTVAVRRPAIVVGHPRGGVKEQTAGLYAREIAEQSGFITLAFDAAYQGESGGLPRYLEDPYQRANDVRNAVTYLSTLPIVDAENIGALGVCASGGYVPFAAQTDKRIKAVATVSAVDLGTLNAEGFGSYGGPFLPTLNGLLAEAGRQRTAEGLGSPPNQTRIVPHTPADVTPNLPVFYQEAHDYYRTPRGQAKTSPNLNLWRSVELLSTYRSYTFMQLISPRPLLMIAGGAADTLYFSEHAIEQAEEPKELYIIPNMTHIDLYDQTTQSTPKLVDFFRSHLRSSNNSIPAQRRSCHN; encoded by the coding sequence ATGATGCTCAAGCAAACTCCCTGGATAATCTCTTTACTATTTACCTCCATCCTTCCAAAAACTGCAGCAGCAGTTTTGGAGCCACAATGGGTTCACTTCGAGAGTGATGGCATATCTCTCGCGGGCCATCTCTACGTCCCGGACACGAACTCGACAGGCACAGTCGCGGTCAGACGTCCCGCGATCGTGGTTGGGCATCCACGTGGTGGTGTCAAAGAGCAGACTGCCGGCTTATACGCTCGTGAGATTGCGGAGCAGAGCGGATTCATTACTCTCGCATTTGACGCAGCCTACCAAGGAGAGAGCGGAGGCCTCCCTCGCTACCTCGAGGATCCTTACCAGCGTGCGAACGACGTCAGGAACGCTGTAACATACTTGTCAACGCTTCCAATCGTTGATGCGGAAAACATTGGGGCATTGGGCGTTTGCGCCTCTGGGGGTTACGTTCCCTTTGCCGCGCAGACGGACAAGCGTATCAAGGCTGTTGCCACCGTCAGCGCCGTAGATTTGGGAACGCTGAACGCCGAAGGCTTCGGAAGCTACGGTGGCCCTTTTTTACCAACATTGAACGGGCTTTTGGCCGAGGCAGGCCGCCAACGTACCGCCGAGGGACTGGGCTCGCCCCCCAATCAAACCCGTATTGTACCGCACACACCGGCAGACGTTACACCTAACTTGCCTGTCTTCTATCAAGAGGCCCACGACTACTACAGAACGCCCCGAGGTCAGGCCAAGACGTCGCCTAACTTGAACTTGTGGCGAAGCGTCGAGTTGCTGTCGACCTACCGATCATACACCTTTATGCAGCTGATTTCGCCCAGGCCTTTGTTGATGATTGCTGGAGGGGCAGCAGACACGTTATACTTCAGCGAACATGCCATAGAGCAAGCTGAAGAGCCCAAGGAGCTTTACATCATACCGAACATGACACACATTGATCTCTACGACCAGACTACGCAAAGCACTCCAAAGCTAGTGGACTTCTTTAGAAGTCACCTACGGTCTTCTAATAACAGCATTCCTGCGCAAAGGCGTTCTTGTCACAACTAG